The Candidatus Methylacidiphilales bacterium genomic interval ATCTGTCTCTATGCCCTGTTGGGCGCGGCCTGTGTGGCTCTGGTCCGCGGCCTGTTGCCGGCGAAGGTCCGATTTTGAAATCTGCCAGCCTGGCCGTAACGGCCGGGATAAACCGCCGCTACAAAAAATCAGGTCTTGTCCGAAGGGCCAGATGAGGGTGAAGCGTCCGAGAGCTTTTTCTTTTTCTCTTCTTCGAGATCATCCGCCGCACGGTTCAGTTCGCGGTCGAAGTCGTCTTTGGCCTTGCGAAATTCCCCCAGGCTGCGACCGATACCACGGGCCAGTTCGGGCAGTTTTTTGGCCCCGAACAGGAGAATGATGGCCAGAAAGATAAAGATGATCTCCGGACCACCCAGATTGAGAAAAGCAAGCATCATGGAACCAACCTAGCGGCCCCGGCCCCCTTGGCCAAGTCAAATACGACCCGCCCC includes:
- the tatA gene encoding twin-arginine translocase TatA/TatE family subunit; the encoded protein is MMLAFLNLGGPEIIFIFLAIILLFGAKKLPELARGIGRSLGEFRKAKDDFDRELNRAADDLEEEKKKKLSDASPSSGPSDKT